One window from the genome of Scyliorhinus torazame isolate Kashiwa2021f chromosome 3, sScyTor2.1, whole genome shotgun sequence encodes:
- the nanos1 gene encoding nanos homolog 1 → MDFWNSSYLNAGSSYDYTFNFWNDYLGLSTLVMKNRRNVPRSPNSITESLKATLGLNDCSCPCPGNGHCCCPPSAARAFLDLEESFSLFHPFQPLPAGGGHPEPEMLLDPFGPLDLLGLDRRASRKGGGRAKQEAKICVFCRNNGAPEDIYASHVLKTPDGRVVCPILRAYTCPLCNANGDNAHTIKYCPLSKDQPPQRVLKGGRAVGGGKRLKVF, encoded by the coding sequence ATGGATTTTTGGAACTCCAGCTACCTGAACGCCGGGAGCAGTTACGATTACACCTTTAACTTTTGGAATGACTACCTGGGTCTGTCCACGCTGGTGATGAAGAACCGCAGGAATGTGCCCCGGTCACCCAACTCCATCACCGAGTCCCTGAAGGCCACCCTGGGGCTGAATGATTGCAGCTGCCCTTGCCCGGGGAATGGGCACTGCTGTTGCCCGCCCAGCGCCGCCAGGGCTTTCCTGGACCTGGAGGAGAGCTTCTCCCTCTTCCACCCCTTCCAGCCTCTCCCTGCCGGCGGCGGCCACCCGGAGCCCGAGATGCTGCTCGACCCCTTCGGCCCCCTCGACCTCCTGGGGCTGGACAGGAGGGCGTCCAGGAAGGGCGGCGGCCGGGCCAAGCAGGAGGCCAAGATCTGCGTCTTCTGCCGCAACAACGGGGCGCCCGAAGATATCTACGCGTCCCATGTGCTGAAGACGCCGGACGGCAGGGTGGTGTGCCCCATCCTGCGGGCATACACCTGTCCCCTGTGCAATGCCAACGGGGACAACGCGCACACCATCAAGTACTGCCCCCTCTCCAAGGACCAGCCCCCCCAGAGGGTTTTGAAGGGGGGCAGAGCTGTGGGTGGAGGCAAGAGACTGAAGGTCTTCTAG